Proteins from a genomic interval of Arachis hypogaea cultivar Tifrunner chromosome 10, arahy.Tifrunner.gnm2.J5K5, whole genome shotgun sequence:
- the LOC112715423 gene encoding WUSCHEL-related homeobox 5 has protein sequence MQTVRDLSICFRRQIENHHHLRVMEESMSGFCISDGRGSVANNNNSGGSGTKCGRWNPTTEQVKVLTELFSSGLRTPSTDQIQRISNQLSFYGKIESKNVFYWFQNHKARERQKRRRLSFDHDHGGGGVGDNHSTININHSSTQSFAQLYSESEKVIETLQLFPLNSFGESESSDKLSSRVHANDQCRDNNNLMFSYTMGEQIDHPPLDLRLSFM, from the exons ATGCAGACGGTCCGAGATCTGTCTATCTGCTTCAGAAGACAAATTGAGAATCATCATCATTTGAGAGTAATGGAAGAAAGCATGTCAGGCTTTTGCATAAGCGACGGAAGAGGAAGTGTTGCTAATAACAATAATAGTGGCGGAAGTGGAACAAAGTGTGGGCGTTGGAACCCAACAACCGAACAAGTGAAGGTTCTGACAGAACTTTTCAGCTCTGGACTCAGAACTCCAAGCACCGATCAGATTCAGAGGATCTCTAATCAGCTCAGTTTCTATGGCAAAATTGAAAGCAAGAATGTCTTCTATTGGTTTCAGAATCATAAGGCTAGGGAGAGACAGAAAAGAAGAAGGCTTTCTTTTGATCATGATCATGGAGGTGGTGGAGTTGGAGATAATCATAGCACCATCAATATTAATCATTCTTCTACACAAA GTTTTGCACAGCTGTATTCAGAATCAGAGAAGGTGATTGAGACTCTTCAACTATTTCCATTGAACTCCTTTGGTGAATCAGAATCATCAGACAAGCTGAGTAGTAGGGTGCATGCAAATGATCAATGCCGGGATAATAATAATTTGATGTTCTCTTACACCATGGGGGAACAAATTGATCACCCTCCATTAGACCTTCGCTTAAGTTTCATGTAA
- the LOC140175615 gene encoding uncharacterized protein → MKEFWGRLGYYPVGIVDAVGHKGRIWFHFANLNFSCKILWAMNQCVTLEIDGGGQRWICSAVYGSPQATNRVELWSHLLDIGLCIQDPRVVVGDFNDILSVYEVKGGVPIKKGNRPFRFQAAWTTHPDYKAIVQKSWDSTDFGIHRKLLGVQEALLEFNSTVFGNIFIKKMELEGYLNRIQRKIEADDDSILKHKEEELRAEYNIVLAQEELFWYQKSRDQWIRYCDRNTSFFHMQTILRRKSNKVHGLLVSDGSWSDDLKVLQREIAHLFKNIFCSTEPVEFNFMGEIPMPSLS, encoded by the exons ATGAAAGAATTTTGGGGGAGATTAGGCTATTATCCTGTAGGgattgtagatgctgttggacacAAGGGAAGAATTTGGTTCCACTTtgctaatttaaatttttcttgtaAAATTCTTTGGGCTATGAATCAATGTGTAACTTTGGAAATTGATGGTGGTGGGCAAAGATGGATCTGCAGTGCGGTTTATGGTAGCCCTCAAGCCACTAATAGAGTAGAATTATGGAGTCATCTACTTGATATTGGTTTGTGCATTCAGGACCCGCGGGTGGTGGTTGgggattttaatgatattttgagtGTTTATGAGGTGAAGGGGG GAGTTCCTATCAAAAAAGGAAACCGGCCTTTTAGATTCCAGGCGGCATGGACAACGCATCCTGATTACAAGGCCATTGTTCAGAAATCTTGGGATAGTACAGACTTTGGCATCCATAGAAAGTTGCTGGGGGTCCAAGAAGCTTTGTTGGAATTCAACTCTACGGTCTTcggaaatatttttattaaaaagatgGAATTGGAGGGTTATTTGAATCGTATTCAACGGAAAATAGAAGCTGACGATGATTCGATTCTGAAGCACAAAGAGGAAGAATTGAGAGCTGAGTATAATATAGTTTTGGCCCAGGAAGAATTGTTTTGGTACCAGAAGTCAAGAGATCAATGGATTCGGTATTGTGATAGAAATACTAGCTTTTTCCATATGCAAACCATCCTTAGAAGAAAATCTAACAAGGTTCATGGGTTGCTTGTCAGTGATGGGTCTTGGTCTGATGATCTGAAAGTTTTGCAAAGGGAGATTGCtcatttattcaaaaatattttttgttctactGAGCCTGTTGAGTTTAATTTCATGGGAGAAATTCCTATGCCATCTCTTAGCTAG